From the uncultured Fibrobacter sp. genome, one window contains:
- a CDS encoding TIGR02147 family protein produces MKDVLEYANYRQYIADYYADRKAKSAFTWPEFAQAAGFSSPVYLKYVSEGRFNLSDAAVERVAKAMHLADYEQEYFAEMVKFDHAKKDADKKTIFKKMLSIAEAHKTKILEGDAFRFFEDWKNPVIRELAPSMPGAKPLALAHACRPEITAAEVSETLKFLLKADLLKKDDNGNYIQTEKSVTTGNMDVTPVAVRGMHRQMGQFALDAIEGVAQDKRHFSGITLGITHDAYEEIVQEIAECRKRIIAIATKNAATDEVYRLNMQLFPMTNKNSNKKG; encoded by the coding sequence ATGAAAGATGTACTAGAATACGCAAACTACCGCCAGTACATCGCGGACTATTACGCCGACAGAAAGGCCAAGTCCGCATTTACTTGGCCGGAGTTCGCACAGGCAGCAGGCTTTTCTTCGCCAGTCTACCTTAAATACGTAAGCGAGGGCCGGTTTAACCTGAGCGACGCAGCCGTGGAACGCGTCGCAAAGGCGATGCACCTGGCGGACTACGAACAGGAATACTTTGCCGAGATGGTCAAGTTCGACCACGCGAAAAAGGATGCCGACAAAAAAACAATCTTCAAAAAGATGCTTTCGATTGCCGAAGCCCACAAGACCAAAATCCTGGAAGGCGACGCATTCCGCTTTTTCGAAGACTGGAAGAATCCGGTCATCCGTGAACTGGCACCCTCGATGCCGGGTGCGAAGCCACTCGCGCTCGCCCACGCTTGCCGCCCGGAAATCACGGCCGCCGAAGTCAGCGAAACGCTGAAGTTCCTTCTCAAGGCGGACCTGCTCAAGAAGGACGACAACGGAAACTATATCCAGACAGAAAAATCCGTGACGACAGGCAACATGGACGTGACCCCCGTGGCCGTCCGCGGAATGCACCGCCAAATGGGGCAGTTCGCGCTCGACGCCATCGAAGGAGTCGCCCAGGACAAACGTCACTTTTCGGGCATCACGCTCGGCATCACGCACGACGCCTACGAAGAAATCGTGCAAGAAATCGCCGAATGCCGCAAGCGCATTATCGCCATCGCGACAAAAAATGCTGCGACAGACGAGGTCTACCGCCTGAACATGCAGTTGTTCCCGATGACAAACAAAAATTCAAACAAAAAGGGTTAG
- a CDS encoding TIGR02147 family protein — protein MKDVLEYTSYRQYIADYYAEKKAKSAFTWQEFTRDAGFSSPVFLKYVSEGRSNLSEANADCVAEAMHLVDYEREYFREMVKFDRAKTDADKKAAFNKMLAIADAHKAKILEGDSFRYFESWKNPVLRELAPAMPGAKPLALARACRPEITAAEVTESLNFLVKAGMLKKDENGNYTQTDKSITTGPMDVTPVAVRGMHRQMGEFALEAIEGVEQDKRHFSGLTLGITTESFDEIVEEIDAFRKRLIAIATRETTTDEVYRLNVQFFPMTKKGINKKG, from the coding sequence ATGAAAGATGTACTTGAATACACGAGCTACCGCCAGTACATCGCGGACTACTACGCCGAGAAAAAGGCCAAGTCCGCGTTCACTTGGCAGGAGTTCACACGCGATGCGGGGTTCTCGTCGCCGGTATTCCTGAAATACGTGAGCGAGGGACGCTCCAATCTGAGCGAAGCGAACGCCGACTGCGTTGCGGAGGCCATGCACCTCGTCGATTACGAACGGGAATATTTCCGCGAAATGGTCAAGTTCGACCGTGCAAAGACGGACGCCGACAAAAAGGCCGCCTTCAACAAGATGCTTGCGATTGCCGACGCACACAAAGCCAAAATCCTGGAAGGCGATTCGTTCCGTTACTTCGAGAGCTGGAAAAATCCGGTACTCCGCGAACTCGCCCCAGCGATGCCCGGCGCAAAGCCGCTCGCGCTCGCCCGCGCTTGCCGCCCCGAAATTACGGCCGCCGAGGTGACCGAGTCGCTGAACTTCCTGGTCAAGGCCGGCATGCTGAAGAAAGACGAGAACGGCAATTACACACAAACCGACAAGTCGATAACGACCGGGCCGATGGACGTGACCCCCGTGGCCGTCCGCGGAATGCACCGTCAGATGGGCGAATTCGCCTTGGAGGCCATCGAAGGCGTAGAACAGGACAAGCGCCATTTCTCGGGCCTTACGCTGGGCATCACGACCGAATCCTTCGACGAAATCGTAGAAGAAATCGATGCCTTCCGCAAGCGCCTCATCGCCATCGCGACAAGGGAAACGACGACAGACGAAGTCTACCGCCTGAACGTGCAGTTCTTCCCGATGACAAAAAAGGGTATCAATAAAAAGGGTTAG
- a CDS encoding FISUMP domain-containing protein yields the protein MNYSGIVKQMVCKATVLLALALIACSEDSKSIADGGTAEERGLQAKNFTISGRAVGTGTSTANASVTPTSFDSLSMQGSFIRYGSVLRLSELDSLTLDATGKFYFTRCTNKTGQFSFDSISLNSPYVLVELLPEIYDDSEWELVNKDDLKDFSDTIHYSLMGPLNHNYSALVDLRTTDDIAINIMTRLEAARIKHLFKNGTAFATAKQQADQEILEAVGVYNGTFNFDKSDFVQDSNKVLMAYRVESFIYIYTYSGVDLNNYSLHMYSTAPDYSASAVNAFSKSGNFTAVDSVKAALLKNLLRWSLNDVDYASNSEKAFVTGFLAALYSLGECTAAREGDTVETDGYEDQYLNFTCLSGAWTAEPGRYKITEKVNFETGTMTDDRDGKTYKTVTYNIEGTPFTWMAENLTYSNDSIHPAIGLDSSIYRLTQGRERFFTKYMNSLDSTYWNTFFRYAEHDVIGADTIIMEGGHFQSICPNGWHIPTHEEWTRLMRLVEYASGFCPDYPGCEEFKANDGFGWYASKYLPPIGFGDFTLEIFAFLEQGDDGTWSILGLIMDNGKPFTMPADQISQTLSIRCVKD from the coding sequence ATGAATTACTCAGGAATAGTCAAACAAATGGTTTGCAAGGCGACGGTATTGCTTGCCTTGGCCCTCATCGCATGCTCCGAAGATAGCAAGTCTATTGCCGATGGAGGCACAGCAGAAGAGAGAGGCCTCCAGGCAAAGAACTTCACTATATCTGGAAGAGCGGTGGGAACGGGCACCTCGACTGCGAACGCTTCCGTAACGCCCACTTCGTTCGACTCTCTTTCAATGCAGGGTTCCTTTATCCGCTACGGCTCTGTTTTAAGGTTGTCCGAACTGGACTCGCTCACGCTGGATGCAACGGGAAAATTCTATTTCACCCGTTGTACAAACAAAACCGGGCAATTCAGCTTTGACAGCATCTCACTGAACAGCCCCTATGTATTGGTCGAACTCTTGCCCGAAATCTATGACGATAGTGAATGGGAACTCGTCAACAAAGATGATTTAAAGGATTTCTCCGACACAATTCACTATAGCCTAATGGGCCCTCTCAATCACAATTACAGTGCGCTCGTCGATTTGCGCACGACTGATGACATTGCGATCAACATAATGACCCGCCTTGAAGCGGCCCGCATAAAGCATCTATTTAAAAACGGGACCGCTTTCGCAACGGCAAAACAGCAAGCCGATCAGGAAATTCTGGAAGCCGTGGGAGTATACAACGGGACGTTCAATTTTGACAAGAGTGATTTTGTCCAGGACAGTAACAAAGTGCTCATGGCATATCGAGTTGAAAGCTTCATATATATATACACCTATTCCGGCGTCGACTTAAACAATTACTCTCTTCATATGTATTCCACTGCGCCCGATTACTCAGCGTCAGCAGTCAACGCATTTAGCAAATCAGGAAACTTCACAGCAGTCGATTCCGTCAAAGCAGCCTTATTAAAGAATCTTCTGAGATGGAGCCTTAATGACGTTGATTATGCAAGCAATAGCGAGAAAGCCTTCGTAACGGGATTCCTCGCAGCGTTATACAGTTTAGGCGAATGTACTGCCGCACGCGAAGGCGATACAGTAGAAACAGATGGGTACGAAGACCAATACCTGAACTTCACGTGCCTATCGGGAGCATGGACGGCAGAACCCGGACGATACAAAATAACTGAAAAAGTGAATTTCGAAACCGGCACCATGACCGACGACCGCGACGGAAAAACCTACAAGACGGTCACATACAACATCGAAGGGACCCCGTTTACATGGATGGCAGAAAACCTGACATACAGCAACGATTCCATCCATCCCGCCATCGGGCTCGACTCCTCTATATACAGATTAACCCAGGGCCGCGAGCGATTCTTCACCAAATACATGAATTCCCTTGATTCCACATACTGGAACACCTTTTTCCGGTACGCAGAACATGACGTGATTGGCGCCGATACCATCATAATGGAAGGGGGGCACTTCCAGAGCATCTGTCCCAACGGCTGGCACATTCCGACTCACGAAGAATGGACTCGTCTGATGCGTCTTGTGGAATATGCTTCCGGATTTTGCCCTGATTACCCAGGCTGCGAGGAATTCAAGGCAAACGACGGTTTCGGATGGTACGCCTCGAAATACCTGCCACCAATTGGATTTGGCGATTTCACTCTTGAAATATTCGCCTTCCTTGAACAAGGTGATGACGGGACCTGGTCGATACTCGGCCTCATCATGGACAACGGAAAACCGTTTACAATGCCTGCAGATCAAATATCCCAGACCTTGTCCATCCGCTGCGTCAAGGATTAA
- a CDS encoding FISUMP domain-containing protein gives MKNKTQNTLVYDFIGTAFCLVMALVLILMFSGCSNDESVRPVGSMGGSTEETRIYALSGRAGDVMPRLRKPEGSENPVGFILAAKGTIVTVHELDSVTFDTTGQTFVDTIDNDEGRFEFKDLSLNSPYVLIETRELYDSVYVPVDSTNMECVPITAYRDWFKAVVDLREKSKISLNRLTNAKAPYLLNYLAEGNSFDEANQLAERAVLESLGIYEDLGSFENLSDSITELSFVAQLLFNLSMLDTINYGLQLPIDYSIPFALPEAVSDFSDELKKFYSNALKAVEYEVAYYARRNNLGECTESREDEVHTLNHYWGYFDVVCRSKKWVLGFKKINHTEGTMEDVRDGKTYKTVTYNWAEGAQTWMAENLDFTDTISLSIDSALRTNLSGNISYYLYDFDRISSNPQMANLAYGHAYTWMASMNLGYDDIEKTEVDTCFLIPKKDTSITECYVTERENLPELTQKNYQGICPDGWRVPTWNDWKTLLQNMGTEYGVEYDKVVPALYDETATGFGLNSIVPAYTLETITSNSYIYGESANYDVSSIFYISMSTLCLFDDIFVVADSTIYTIEFLAGGRRGFSFKNEQINDFSGTRELDFYSKGAVRCIKN, from the coding sequence ATGAAAAACAAAACACAAAACACGCTAGTGTACGATTTTATCGGGACGGCATTCTGCCTAGTCATGGCACTTGTACTCATCCTGATGTTTTCGGGCTGCTCCAACGACGAAAGCGTGCGGCCCGTAGGTTCCATGGGCGGCTCCACAGAAGAGACGCGCATCTACGCGCTGTCTGGCCGAGCCGGCGATGTCATGCCGAGACTAAGGAAGCCGGAAGGTTCTGAAAATCCCGTCGGCTTTATACTTGCCGCAAAAGGAACCATCGTAACCGTTCACGAACTAGATTCCGTAACGTTCGATACAACAGGACAAACCTTCGTGGACACAATCGACAACGATGAAGGTCGCTTTGAATTCAAGGACCTTTCCTTGAACAGTCCGTACGTGCTGATCGAGACTCGGGAACTTTACGACTCCGTCTACGTGCCGGTCGATAGCACCAACATGGAGTGTGTGCCCATTACCGCATATCGCGATTGGTTCAAGGCCGTCGTTGATTTACGGGAAAAAAGCAAAATTAGCCTCAATCGGTTGACAAACGCCAAGGCCCCGTACTTGTTGAATTACCTTGCCGAAGGCAATTCCTTTGACGAAGCCAACCAATTGGCAGAACGCGCCGTTCTCGAAAGCCTCGGGATATACGAGGACTTGGGATCCTTTGAAAATCTGAGCGACAGCATTACCGAATTGTCTTTTGTCGCCCAACTGTTATTTAACTTGAGCATGCTGGACACTATCAATTACGGATTACAACTTCCCATTGATTACTCCATCCCATTCGCTCTACCAGAAGCTGTCTCCGATTTCAGTGATGAATTGAAAAAATTCTATTCGAACGCCCTGAAAGCGGTTGAATATGAAGTCGCCTATTACGCCCGTCGAAACAATCTTGGAGAATGCACCGAGTCTAGAGAAGACGAAGTTCATACTCTCAATCACTATTGGGGGTACTTCGACGTGGTGTGTCGTTCCAAGAAATGGGTTCTCGGATTCAAAAAGATAAATCATACGGAAGGAACAATGGAAGACGTTCGCGACGGCAAGACATACAAGACGGTTACTTACAACTGGGCCGAAGGAGCACAAACCTGGATGGCAGAAAACCTTGATTTTACAGACACAATTTCTTTAAGCATCGACAGCGCACTAAGGACCAATTTGTCGGGCAACATTTCTTATTATCTATACGATTTTGATCGCATTAGTTCGAATCCTCAAATGGCAAACCTCGCGTATGGACACGCTTATACTTGGATGGCCTCAATGAATCTCGGATACGATGATATAGAAAAAACCGAAGTTGACACCTGTTTTTTGATTCCCAAAAAAGATACAAGCATAACAGAATGTTATGTTACAGAGAGAGAGAACCTTCCTGAATTAACACAAAAAAACTATCAAGGGATATGCCCGGACGGATGGAGAGTCCCGACTTGGAACGACTGGAAAACGCTACTGCAAAATATGGGAACCGAGTACGGAGTTGAATATGATAAGGTTGTACCAGCCCTCTACGACGAAACAGCCACAGGATTTGGATTAAACAGCATCGTACCCGCCTATACGCTTGAAACAATCACATCCAACAGTTACATATATGGCGAATCAGCCAACTATGACGTATCTTCTATTTTTTATATCTCTATGTCAACGCTTTGTCTCTTTGATGACATTTTTGTCGTAGCAGATTCCACCATATATACCATAGAATTCCTAGCCGGCGGCAGAAGAGGATTCAGTTTCAAGAATGAACAAATAAACGACTTTAGCGGAACCAGAGAGCTCGATTTCTACTCGAAAGGAGCGGTCCGCTGCATCAAAAACTGA
- a CDS encoding DUF1353 domain-containing protein gives MGILKYWFGINEITVTGVEVKKKFVFDPVDEGDVIELLEDARIIVKIKRSAKSIGKKNARATLDITFKKGFLTDGASVPEKLRREMPTYIAMDDEGAHIYNAAAFIHDGLYAYEGEVKEPNIESTRKNKDWHTLTRRECDDILKGVWDKSGFSNTVKTSIGRKGVRMVAGGPDHWGNDKELHCKPYFSASIIYD, from the coding sequence ATGGGCATTTTAAAATACTGGTTTGGCATAAACGAAATCACCGTAACAGGCGTTGAGGTCAAAAAAAAATTTGTATTCGATCCAGTAGACGAAGGGGACGTCATTGAACTCTTGGAAGACGCCCGCATCATAGTGAAAATAAAACGTTCAGCCAAAAGCATTGGCAAAAAAAATGCAAGAGCTACGCTGGACATAACCTTCAAAAAAGGGTTCTTAACAGACGGAGCCTCCGTCCCAGAAAAACTTAGAAGGGAAATGCCAACCTATATCGCCATGGATGACGAAGGAGCCCACATATACAACGCAGCAGCCTTTATTCACGATGGACTGTACGCATACGAGGGAGAAGTTAAAGAACCCAATATTGAAAGCACCCGGAAAAACAAAGATTGGCACACACTTACAAGAAGAGAATGCGACGACATTCTCAAAGGTGTTTGGGACAAATCTGGATTTTCCAACACCGTCAAAACGAGCATCGGCAGAAAAGGCGTCAGAATGGTCGCAGGTGGGCCCGACCACTGGGGCAATGACAAAGAGCTCCATTGCAAGCCATATTTCTCGGCATCGATTATATACGACTAA
- a CDS encoding OmpA family protein yields MKKLIALSLLSAGMAFAQTGLQGGSDGLHQVNAKTLGQWNFSFGLGGDFALDSWSLSRGGTYTDENGKTSSFNADDASLSGNVNLGIGLLDFWDIGASLPVYYDHANSDEGSPVSDEMWSSGMGDVDVWTKLRVPFDDNFFFGVATFLEMYIPSGTDGAGVRPRHAWYLDDKGVTSAYSGEGMALSASLALSLDLTKFGFPLRWNLSGGFLKALGHDAANVVSYATALNLVPGNAVDFFVEFSGEMRVEKTDYPRDPVVDPMLVTPGFRAHLGDHVDLTMGVDFSSRFFMNPGYKSGEERDNCENYQVQFRKNGKSATYCYASTPIIAGVAALVWHFDARKKAYDDPKIITKGDKLASKQFNDTDGDGVPDIKDKCPYSKAGATVDSLGCGIDTDGDGVIDIDDKCPDTPKGVKVNDVGCVGDSDDDGVMDDLDKCPATPKGFAVDSLGCPFDADKDGVADMLDKCPNTPDSIKVSADGCPVDTDKDGVADYLDKCQNTPFGAKVDSVGCPKDSDKDGVFDGIDQCPNTKKGAKVDTLGCEPDFDKDGVPDGVDRCPNTPAGFDVDSLGCVKDDDKDGVPDKQDKCPNTPKGITVDSVGCALDFDKDGVPDQIDQCPNTLPGAKVDSVGCDRDTDKDGVADGIDQCPNTPKGAPVDSTGCSLDSDGDLVPDYKDKCPGTPKGISVDARGCSASKKEDLEVLGRGLTFNKGTATLSKGSATSIANIVALMKKVPTLKLEIQGYVGGNGNAEKNKKLAQDRAIAVQSTLMSKGVDATRLRTASFSGEEANQKSGKQERIELVVF; encoded by the coding sequence ATGAAAAAGTTAATAGCACTTTCGCTGCTCTCTGCCGGGATGGCTTTTGCTCAGACCGGTCTACAGGGCGGATCAGATGGTCTTCATCAAGTGAATGCCAAAACGTTGGGACAATGGAATTTCTCCTTCGGTCTGGGTGGTGATTTTGCATTGGATTCCTGGTCTCTTAGTCGTGGCGGTACTTATACCGATGAAAATGGCAAGACTTCTTCATTCAATGCCGACGACGCCTCGTTGTCGGGGAACGTGAACCTGGGTATCGGTTTGCTTGACTTCTGGGATATCGGTGCTAGCCTGCCGGTCTATTACGATCATGCCAATTCCGATGAAGGCTCCCCTGTGAGCGACGAAATGTGGTCTTCGGGCATGGGCGACGTGGATGTCTGGACCAAGCTCCGCGTCCCGTTCGACGACAATTTCTTCTTTGGCGTGGCTACGTTCCTTGAAATGTACATCCCGTCTGGAACTGACGGTGCCGGTGTGCGCCCCCGCCATGCTTGGTATCTTGACGACAAGGGCGTGACTTCGGCCTATTCTGGCGAAGGAATGGCTCTTTCTGCATCCCTTGCTTTGTCGCTTGATTTGACGAAATTCGGTTTTCCGCTCCGCTGGAACTTGAGCGGTGGCTTCCTCAAGGCTCTCGGCCACGATGCGGCCAACGTCGTTTCTTACGCTACGGCCCTGAACTTGGTTCCGGGTAACGCGGTTGACTTCTTCGTCGAATTCTCTGGTGAAATGCGCGTGGAAAAGACCGATTACCCGCGCGATCCGGTTGTTGACCCGATGCTCGTTACTCCGGGTTTCCGTGCTCACCTCGGCGACCATGTTGACTTGACGATGGGTGTCGACTTCTCTTCCCGCTTCTTCATGAACCCCGGATACAAATCGGGTGAAGAACGTGATAATTGCGAAAACTACCAGGTCCAGTTCCGCAAGAATGGCAAGTCTGCTACCTATTGCTATGCTTCCACCCCGATCATTGCCGGTGTTGCTGCCCTTGTGTGGCATTTCGATGCCCGCAAGAAGGCTTACGACGACCCGAAGATTATTACGAAGGGTGACAAGCTCGCCTCGAAGCAGTTCAATGATACCGATGGCGACGGCGTTCCGGACATTAAGGACAAGTGCCCGTACAGCAAGGCGGGCGCAACAGTCGATAGCCTCGGCTGCGGTATCGATACCGACGGCGATGGCGTGATTGATATTGATGACAAGTGCCCCGATACTCCGAAGGGCGTGAAGGTCAACGATGTGGGCTGCGTCGGCGATAGCGACGACGACGGTGTCATGGACGACCTCGACAAGTGCCCGGCCACTCCGAAGGGCTTCGCTGTGGATAGCCTCGGCTGCCCGTTCGATGCTGACAAGGACGGCGTTGCCGACATGCTCGACAAGTGCCCGAATACTCCGGATAGCATCAAGGTCTCGGCGGACGGTTGCCCTGTCGATACCGACAAGGATGGCGTTGCCGATTACCTCGACAAGTGCCAGAATACTCCGTTCGGAGCCAAGGTTGACTCTGTGGGTTGCCCGAAGGATTCAGATAAGGACGGCGTGTTCGATGGTATTGACCAGTGCCCGAACACCAAGAAGGGTGCCAAGGTCGATACTCTCGGTTGCGAACCGGACTTCGACAAGGATGGCGTTCCGGATGGCGTGGACCGCTGCCCGAATACTCCGGCCGGCTTCGATGTGGACAGCCTCGGCTGCGTGAAGGACGATGACAAGGATGGTGTCCCGGACAAGCAGGACAAGTGCCCGAATACTCCGAAGGGTATTACGGTGGACAGCGTCGGTTGTGCCCTCGACTTCGACAAGGATGGCGTCCCCGATCAGATTGACCAGTGCCCGAACACCTTGCCGGGTGCCAAGGTAGACAGCGTCGGTTGCGACCGCGATACCGACAAGGACGGCGTGGCCGATGGTATTGACCAGTGCCCGAACACTCCGAAGGGCGCTCCTGTGGATTCTACCGGTTGCTCTCTGGATAGCGATGGTGACCTTGTCCCGGATTATAAGGACAAGTGCCCGGGTACCCCGAAGGGAATCTCTGTCGACGCTAGAGGCTGCTCGGCCAGCAAGAAGGAAGACCTTGAGGTTCTCGGCCGCGGTCTCACCTTCAACAAGGGCACCGCTACGCTCTCTAAGGGCAGTGCGACCTCCATTGCGAACATCGTTGCCCTCATGAAGAAGGTTCCGACCTTGAAGCTCGAAATCCAGGGCTATGTCGGTGGCAATGGCAATGCCGAAAAGAACAAGAAACTCGCCCAGGATCGCGCCATTGCGGTGCAGAGCACCTTGATGTCCAAGGGTGTCGATGCCACTCGCCTCCGCACGGCAAGCTTCAGCGGCGAGGAAGCCAACCAGAAGAGCGGTAAGCAGGAACGCATCGAGCTCGTCGTCTTCTAA
- a CDS encoding nucleotidyltransferase family protein, with the protein MMEIIATNSASISKEVCNPGHSSVRPLDEAFFAILRLALGAAQDFLFDLDASQWSALYSMAKQQSLMGVAFDGISKLPKEKRPPKELMLQWSCVAESVRGVNDKMNREAARITRLFEENGRRGVILKGQANARLYPNPLARQAGDIDIWIPGGFRGVVDFLKGLGLISNGKDLKGIFHHVEMHGEGGIPIEVHYKPASGIPFRDGEFQKFLLDEVKSAALVPEGFYAPSIKFALVMQLAHLQQHFFSKGLGLRQYMDYYMLLLHSTEEDRREVAAVMKRLSMMRACSGVMWVLGHVFALEREKMLCPPDAWRGRRLLRQVLEGGNFGQFGKEYRLRGVPRWFNDRLRMLRWLSFDPVNVLFKELRYWRATLFLIPLRIKKREFFLKRTREE; encoded by the coding sequence ATGATGGAGATTATTGCGACGAACTCGGCCTCGATATCAAAGGAAGTGTGCAACCCAGGGCATAGTTCCGTGCGTCCGCTCGACGAAGCGTTTTTTGCAATCCTGCGTTTGGCTCTAGGGGCCGCGCAGGATTTTTTATTTGACCTTGATGCGTCGCAGTGGAGTGCGTTGTATTCCATGGCGAAACAGCAGTCCCTGATGGGGGTTGCTTTCGACGGCATTTCCAAGCTCCCCAAGGAGAAACGCCCGCCAAAGGAGCTCATGCTGCAATGGTCGTGCGTTGCCGAGTCTGTCCGTGGCGTAAACGACAAGATGAATCGCGAAGCTGCCCGTATTACGCGCCTGTTCGAGGAGAACGGCCGCCGAGGCGTTATCCTCAAGGGCCAGGCGAACGCGCGGCTCTACCCCAATCCGCTGGCGCGGCAAGCTGGCGATATCGATATCTGGATTCCGGGCGGGTTCCGTGGCGTGGTAGATTTTTTGAAAGGACTCGGCCTGATTTCGAACGGCAAGGACCTCAAAGGCATTTTCCACCATGTGGAGATGCACGGCGAAGGCGGAATCCCCATCGAAGTCCATTACAAGCCCGCGTCGGGCATCCCGTTCCGGGATGGCGAATTCCAGAAATTCCTTTTGGACGAGGTCAAGAGCGCGGCGCTCGTTCCCGAGGGGTTCTATGCCCCGTCTATCAAGTTTGCGCTGGTGATGCAGCTGGCGCACTTGCAACAGCATTTCTTTAGCAAGGGCCTGGGCTTGCGGCAGTACATGGATTACTATATGCTGCTCCTCCATTCCACCGAAGAAGACCGTCGCGAAGTCGCCGCGGTGATGAAGCGCCTCTCGATGATGCGGGCGTGCTCCGGCGTGATGTGGGTGCTCGGCCACGTGTTTGCGCTGGAGCGGGAAAAAATGCTTTGCCCACCCGATGCATGGCGCGGGCGTCGCCTGCTCCGCCAAGTCTTGGAAGGTGGAAATTTTGGACAATTCGGCAAGGAATACCGGCTGCGGGGTGTGCCGCGCTGGTTTAACGACAGGTTGCGGATGCTCCGCTGGCTGTCGTTCGATCCGGTGAACGTGCTGTTCAAGGAACTGCGCTACTGGCGTGCCACGCTTTTCCTGATTCCGCTGCGCATAAAAAAACGCGAGTTCTTCCTCAAAAGAACCCGCGAAGAATAA